From a single Kitasatospora sp. NBC_00458 genomic region:
- a CDS encoding DUF742 domain-containing protein, giving the protein MSERGGSTDGRPVRPGRDDDPDRLYTITRGRSRAPENAFDLVTLIVAERAPAPGMQSEHVRILRMCEAPTAVVEVAAELALPISVVKILLGDLLEAGAVTARHPRFAPNKARLPDLDTLKQVLHGLQQL; this is encoded by the coding sequence ATGAGCGAGCGCGGGGGGAGCACCGACGGGCGGCCGGTCCGGCCGGGCCGGGACGACGACCCGGACCGCCTGTACACCATCACCCGCGGCCGCAGCCGGGCCCCGGAGAACGCCTTCGACCTGGTCACCCTGATCGTCGCCGAGCGCGCGCCGGCCCCGGGCATGCAGTCGGAGCACGTGCGCATCCTGCGGATGTGCGAGGCGCCGACCGCCGTGGTGGAGGTCGCCGCCGAACTGGCCCTCCCGATCTCGGTGGTGAAGATCCTCCTCGGCGACCTCCTGGAGGCCGGGGCGGTCACCGCCCGGCACCCGCGGTTCGCGCCGAACAAGGCCCGGCTGCCCGATCTCGACACGCTGAAGCAGGTGTTGCATGGACTCCAACAGCTCTGA
- a CDS encoding GTP-binding protein produces MDSNSSDGPGGAVAPAPDAAPDADRLPAPDASASPAPAASPSPAPDADSRPARRTPLRRTADNAFKIVVVGGFGVGKTTLVGSVSEIRPLNTEETMTKAGEGIDDPSGAWGKRSTTVAFDFGRITLSASQVLYLFGAPGQERFWFLWDRLFSGALGAVVLVDTRRLADSWYAIDRLEHHGTPFIVARNNFGEPTHTLEQVREALDLPPEVPLVDCDARDRESGKRVLIELVRHLAARAEAEAAGPRSAAAATVYEESTP; encoded by the coding sequence ATGGACTCCAACAGCTCTGACGGCCCGGGCGGCGCCGTGGCCCCGGCTCCGGACGCCGCTCCGGACGCGGACCGGCTCCCGGCTCCGGACGCGAGCGCGTCCCCGGCTCCGGCCGCGAGCCCGTCCCCGGCTCCGGACGCGGACAGCAGGCCGGCCCGCCGGACGCCGCTGCGCCGCACAGCCGACAACGCGTTCAAGATCGTCGTGGTCGGCGGCTTCGGCGTGGGCAAGACCACCCTGGTCGGTTCGGTCAGCGAGATCCGCCCGCTGAACACCGAGGAGACCATGACCAAGGCGGGCGAGGGGATCGACGACCCCTCGGGAGCCTGGGGCAAGCGGTCCACCACGGTCGCGTTCGACTTCGGCCGGATCACGCTGTCCGCCAGCCAGGTGCTGTACCTGTTCGGCGCCCCCGGCCAGGAGCGGTTCTGGTTCCTCTGGGACCGGCTGTTCAGCGGCGCCCTCGGCGCGGTCGTCCTGGTGGACACCCGGCGGCTGGCCGACTCCTGGTACGCCATCGACCGGCTGGAACACCACGGCACGCCGTTCATCGTCGCCCGCAACAACTTCGGCGAGCCGACCCACACCCTGGAGCAGGTCCGCGAGGCGCTCGACCTGCCGCCCGAGGTGCCGCTGGTGGACTGCGACGCCCGCGACCGGGAGTCCGGCAAGCGGGTGCTGATCGAGCTGGTCCGCCACCTGGCCGCCCGGGCCGAGGCCGAGGCGGCCGGTCCCCGCTCCGCTGCCGCCGCCACCGTCTATGAGGAGAGCACCCCGTGA
- a CDS encoding cytochrome P450, whose translation MTEPAATPPPGCPAHAGATPLYGPRFQTDPAQLYRELRTAHGPVAPVELAGGVPAWLVIGYRELQLVTGQPQLFGRDSTRWTGWATVPEDWPLKPMMAPVPSILYAEGEEHVRRSRAVTDALAAVDPYELRKHCEELADRLIDGFAGRGEADLVAEYAHRLPLLVLCRVLGLSEEQAPVLIEGLLTMLDGGPDAPAGAQRLLATMLELVEEKAVHPGDDVASRMLAHPAGLEHEEVMRDLRVLLIAGHQPTSYWISNALRLMLTDERFAASLSGGRRSISQALNEALWEDTPTQIFAGRWATRDTRLGGQRIAAGDMVLLGFAGANADPSVRQADGRPAEGNRAYLSYSYGEHGCPFPAQEAAEVIATTAVEVLLDRLPDLRLAVAEHALVWRPSAWVRGLVALPVSYAPGYAG comes from the coding sequence GTGACCGAGCCCGCCGCCACCCCGCCGCCGGGCTGCCCCGCGCACGCCGGGGCCACCCCGCTGTACGGGCCGCGCTTCCAGACCGACCCGGCCCAGCTCTACCGCGAGCTCAGGACCGCGCACGGCCCGGTCGCGCCGGTCGAGCTGGCCGGCGGGGTCCCGGCCTGGCTGGTGATCGGCTACCGCGAGCTCCAGCTGGTGACCGGCCAGCCGCAGCTGTTCGGCCGGGACTCGACCCGCTGGACCGGCTGGGCGACCGTCCCGGAGGACTGGCCGCTCAAGCCGATGATGGCCCCGGTGCCGTCGATCCTGTACGCCGAGGGCGAGGAGCACGTCCGCCGCTCGCGGGCGGTCACCGACGCACTGGCCGCCGTCGACCCGTACGAGCTGCGCAAGCACTGCGAGGAGCTCGCCGACCGGCTGATCGACGGGTTCGCCGGCCGCGGCGAGGCCGACCTGGTCGCCGAGTACGCGCACCGGCTGCCGCTGCTGGTGCTCTGCCGGGTGCTCGGGCTGAGCGAGGAGCAGGCACCGGTCCTGATCGAGGGCCTGCTCACCATGCTGGACGGCGGTCCGGACGCGCCGGCCGGCGCGCAGCGGCTGCTCGCCACCATGCTGGAACTGGTCGAGGAGAAGGCCGTGCACCCGGGCGACGACGTCGCCTCGCGGATGCTGGCGCACCCGGCGGGCCTGGAGCACGAGGAGGTCATGCGGGACCTGCGGGTGCTGCTGATCGCGGGCCACCAGCCGACCTCGTACTGGATCTCCAACGCGCTGCGGCTGATGCTGACCGACGAGCGGTTCGCCGCCTCGCTCTCCGGCGGCCGGCGCAGCATCAGCCAGGCGCTGAACGAGGCGCTCTGGGAGGACACCCCGACGCAGATCTTCGCCGGCCGCTGGGCGACCCGGGACACCCGGCTCGGCGGGCAGCGGATCGCCGCCGGGGACATGGTGCTGCTCGGTTTCGCGGGGGCGAACGCGGACCCGTCGGTCCGGCAGGCGGACGGTCGGCCGGCCGAGGGCAACCGCGCGTACCTCAGCTACTCGTACGGGGAGCACGGCTGCCCGTTCCCGGCGCAGGAGGCGGCCGAGGTGATCGCGACGACGGCGGTGGAGGTGCTCCTGGACCGGCTGCCCGACCTGCGGCTGGCGGTGGCCGAGCACGCGTTGGTGTGGCGGCCGTCGGCGTGGGTGCGCGGGCTGGTGGCGCTGCCGGTGTCGTACGCGCCGGGGTACGCGGGCTGA
- a CDS encoding cytochrome P450 family protein, whose translation MTAPAPIVPAPIVLDPLARDNAAEGALLRAAGPAVPVVLPGGVAAWAVTRHAAARDLLTDARLVKDAAHWAAFQRGEVPKTWPLIGLAVPGPSMVTTDGAAHRRLRALVAQAFTPRRVELMRPQVEAITSGLLDTLAAGEPVVDLKSAFAFPLPMTVICSLLGVPESDHGLLRDLYERFFGARPNPEGIQATIAGLNAFVNDLVAQRRSAPGDDLASVLLLADAEGGALTDAEAAATLRVIIAAGHETTVNLIGNAVRALLAHPDQLALVRAGEVGWDAVVEESLRWTPPTSNFLFRFAAEDVPVGDTVIPKGEPVLISYNAIGRDPLQHGVTAELFDVTRDPIRHLSFGHGPHVCPGSPLARLEAGIALPALFERFPGLALEVPDGELLPSGSLVVNALKEIPVRLF comes from the coding sequence ATGACCGCCCCCGCCCCGATCGTTCCCGCCCCGATCGTCCTCGACCCGCTGGCGCGCGACAACGCCGCCGAGGGTGCGCTGCTGCGGGCCGCCGGACCGGCGGTGCCGGTCGTGCTGCCCGGCGGTGTGGCCGCCTGGGCGGTGACCAGGCACGCGGCCGCCCGTGATCTGCTGACCGATGCCCGGCTGGTCAAGGACGCCGCGCACTGGGCGGCGTTCCAGCGCGGCGAGGTCCCGAAGACCTGGCCGCTGATCGGGCTGGCCGTGCCCGGGCCGAGCATGGTGACCACCGACGGCGCCGCGCACCGGCGGCTGCGCGCGCTGGTGGCGCAGGCGTTCACGCCGCGCCGGGTGGAGCTGATGCGTCCGCAGGTCGAGGCGATCACGAGTGGCCTGCTGGACACGCTGGCGGCGGGGGAGCCGGTGGTGGACCTCAAGTCGGCGTTCGCGTTCCCGCTGCCGATGACGGTGATCTGCTCGCTGCTCGGGGTGCCGGAGTCCGACCACGGCCTCCTGCGTGACCTGTACGAGCGGTTCTTCGGTGCCCGGCCGAACCCGGAGGGCATCCAGGCGACCATCGCCGGACTCAACGCCTTCGTCAACGACCTGGTGGCGCAGCGCCGTTCCGCTCCCGGTGACGACCTGGCCAGTGTGCTGCTGCTCGCGGACGCCGAGGGCGGGGCGCTGACCGACGCGGAGGCGGCGGCCACCCTGCGGGTGATCATCGCGGCGGGTCACGAGACCACGGTCAACCTGATCGGCAACGCGGTGCGGGCGCTGCTGGCCCATCCGGACCAGCTGGCGCTGGTGCGGGCGGGCGAGGTGGGCTGGGACGCGGTGGTCGAGGAGTCGCTCCGCTGGACGCCGCCGACCAGCAACTTCCTGTTCCGCTTCGCGGCCGAGGACGTCCCGGTGGGGGACACCGTGATCCCCAAGGGCGAGCCGGTGCTGATCTCGTACAACGCGATCGGCCGGGACCCGCTGCAGCACGGGGTGACGGCGGAGCTGTTCGACGTCACCCGGGATCCGATCCGGCACCTGTCCTTCGGGCACGGCCCGCACGTGTGCCCGGGGTCGCCGCTGGCCCGGCTGGAGGCGGGGATCGCGCTGCCGGCGCTGTTCGAGCGGTTCCCGGGGCTGGCACTGGAGGTGCCGGACGGGGAGCTGCTGCCCAGCGGGTCGCTGGTGGTGAACGCGCTCAAGGAGATCCCGGTCCGGCTCTTCTGA